From the Pungitius pungitius chromosome 6, fPunPun2.1, whole genome shotgun sequence genome, one window contains:
- the si:dkey-30c15.13 gene encoding uncharacterized protein si:dkey-30c15.13 isoform X1 yields MRKKARQHLPKMTQNMFQEGLYHVFFKETPSPPAPLNQVTRDGELINGRIHRWFGTVVNTRLLVTGVVQILSALACILATITHACVSYNCAVSMTTPVWSSLFYVAAGSLAMEVQRKANKLKIIALMGLNLFGLLFGFSAILTNSLRSTQAVTLKTSQQRVGSYVARGSSIAFTVQCCLASLYVLFLSLRGLRRYSPPQFQAYSRLTQEPDETNGALLEQVEFNQ; encoded by the exons atgaggaaaaaggcgCGACAACATTTGCCGAAG ATGACACAGAACATGTTCCAGGAGGGTTTGTACCACGTGTTTTTTAAGGagacaccctccccccccgccccattgAACCAGGTCACCAGAGATGGGGAGCTAATCAATGGCAGGATTCATCGCTGGTTTGGGACTGTGGTCAACACCAGACTTTTAGTCACAGGA GTGGTGCAGATCCTCAGTGCATTAGCTTGCATACTCGCCACAATCACCCATGCTTGTGTGAGCTACAACTGCGCCGTATCCATGACAACACCAGTGTGGTCGAGCTTATTT TATGTGGCGGCTGGGAGTCTGGCAATGGAGGTTCAGAGGAAAGCCAATAAATTAAAG ATCATCGCTCTGATGGGTCTGAACCTCTTTGGTCTGCTGTTTGGCTTCTCTGCCATCCTGACCAACAGCCTCCGGTCTACACAGGCAGTCACACTCAAAACGAGCCAACAG CGCGTTGGTTCATACGTTGCAAGGGGCAGCTCCATAGCGTTCACCGTCCAGTGTTGTCTGGCGTCGCTCTACGTCCTGTTCCTGTCGTTGAGAGGCCTGCGGCGCTACAGTCCTCCGCAGTTTCAGGCCTACAGCCGCCTCACACAG GAACCAGATGAAACCAACGGGGCTCTGCTGGAACAAGTGGAATTCAATCAGTGA
- the si:dkey-30c15.13 gene encoding uncharacterized protein si:dkey-30c15.13 isoform X2, whose amino-acid sequence MRKKARQHLPKMTQNMFQEGLYHVFFKETPSPPAPLNQVTRDGELINGRIHRWFGTVVNTRLLVTGVVQILSALACILATITHACVSYNCAVSMTTPVWSSLFYVAAGSLAMEVQRKANKLKRVGSYVARGSSIAFTVQCCLASLYVLFLSLRGLRRYSPPQFQAYSRLTQEPDETNGALLEQVEFNQ is encoded by the exons atgaggaaaaaggcgCGACAACATTTGCCGAAG ATGACACAGAACATGTTCCAGGAGGGTTTGTACCACGTGTTTTTTAAGGagacaccctccccccccgccccattgAACCAGGTCACCAGAGATGGGGAGCTAATCAATGGCAGGATTCATCGCTGGTTTGGGACTGTGGTCAACACCAGACTTTTAGTCACAGGA GTGGTGCAGATCCTCAGTGCATTAGCTTGCATACTCGCCACAATCACCCATGCTTGTGTGAGCTACAACTGCGCCGTATCCATGACAACACCAGTGTGGTCGAGCTTATTT TATGTGGCGGCTGGGAGTCTGGCAATGGAGGTTCAGAGGAAAGCCAATAAATTAAAG CGCGTTGGTTCATACGTTGCAAGGGGCAGCTCCATAGCGTTCACCGTCCAGTGTTGTCTGGCGTCGCTCTACGTCCTGTTCCTGTCGTTGAGAGGCCTGCGGCGCTACAGTCCTCCGCAGTTTCAGGCCTACAGCCGCCTCACACAG GAACCAGATGAAACCAACGGGGCTCTGCTGGAACAAGTGGAATTCAATCAGTGA